Proteins encoded together in one bacterium window:
- a CDS encoding endonuclease MutS2, with the protein MIDKIVLEKLEFNKVLSHIANYTSTENGKKQILDLVPLTDLNKIIREGQTVSEAKEILIRNIPPQIDFIPDLFDAITQSKIDGVVLTSRKILEILKLVKVSRNLTQFLKNNSSIAPLLSEQNNFLFSDKLFEHHIEKVIDENGEIKEKASQKLYDIRKQIIEKQSTLVKSINSIMKSLDSEGIVREDYLTLRDGRMVIPVKVEHKRQIRGFIHSESATGQTVYIEPEQTLELNNEIITLGFAEKREIEKLLKDLTSLIGKESEKLKVALSAISYIDTVFARAKYSIETIGSFPSINNKISFYINDARHPVLLKKLGREKTIPLSFKLDDKRIIVITGPNAGGKTVVLKTIGLLTLLLQSGIHIPVDPYSNFHFFENVLVDIGDEQSLEDDLSTFSSHLTNLKNILFVGNQNSLVLLDEIGTGTDPTEGSALAAAVLLNLREKKALVFASTHHGSLKIIANSEIAFVNAGMEFDHQELQPTYKFKLGVPGSSYAFEIAKRIGVDEKIITTASDLMDSDKYQLESFLAELEEKSNRLEEKMKQIEIENTRLAGLSALYKSNIEKLEKEKKEILKNAKADAEEFLRTVNKKVETAIKEIRESGAQKNIIKETKRIIEELKKESENLYSAEVVTETKISDFSIGSFVIIKNTSTSGRIVQIDKTRNKALIESGSIKMQVDLSDLLIGDESKEQRDLSHHHNLQHSVTQYRLDIRGKKPEEADFEILKFLDDSYMNNQNRVEILHGKGTGVLKKTVKDILDKHEKVKNYYFAPIEFGGEGITIVELK; encoded by the coding sequence ATGATCGATAAGATTGTTCTGGAAAAACTTGAATTCAATAAAGTTCTTTCCCACATCGCAAATTATACTTCCACTGAAAATGGCAAAAAGCAGATTCTTGATTTAGTGCCGCTCACTGACTTAAATAAAATTATTCGGGAAGGTCAAACAGTATCTGAAGCCAAAGAAATATTAATCAGAAATATTCCACCACAGATTGATTTCATACCTGATCTCTTCGACGCAATCACACAAAGTAAAATTGATGGAGTCGTACTAACCTCGCGAAAAATTCTGGAAATTCTTAAGCTTGTAAAAGTTTCAAGGAATCTGACTCAATTCCTGAAGAACAATTCATCCATAGCTCCATTATTATCTGAGCAAAATAATTTTTTATTTAGTGATAAACTATTTGAACATCACATTGAAAAAGTAATAGATGAAAACGGTGAAATAAAAGAAAAGGCAAGCCAGAAACTTTACGATATCAGAAAACAGATAATAGAAAAGCAAAGTACACTGGTTAAATCAATTAACAGCATAATGAAATCTCTGGACTCTGAAGGAATTGTCAGGGAGGATTACCTGACACTGCGTGATGGACGAATGGTAATTCCTGTCAAGGTTGAACATAAGAGACAAATCAGAGGGTTTATTCATTCTGAATCAGCAACAGGGCAAACTGTTTACATCGAACCCGAACAAACACTCGAGTTGAACAACGAAATCATTACTCTCGGTTTTGCAGAAAAAAGAGAAATTGAAAAACTGCTTAAAGATCTTACTTCCTTAATAGGTAAAGAAAGTGAAAAACTTAAAGTAGCATTATCGGCTATTTCATATATTGATACTGTATTTGCTCGTGCTAAATATTCAATTGAAACTATCGGATCTTTTCCTTCCATAAATAATAAAATTAGTTTTTACATAAATGATGCAAGACATCCCGTTCTATTGAAGAAACTTGGTAGAGAGAAAACCATACCTCTTAGTTTCAAACTTGATGATAAAAGAATTATTGTTATCACAGGTCCAAATGCTGGTGGCAAAACGGTTGTGTTAAAAACGATAGGATTACTAACTCTGCTGCTTCAATCAGGTATTCACATTCCTGTTGATCCCTATTCTAATTTTCATTTTTTTGAAAACGTGCTTGTAGATATCGGAGATGAACAATCACTCGAAGATGATTTATCGACTTTCAGTTCTCACCTGACAAATCTGAAAAACATTTTATTTGTCGGTAATCAAAACTCACTTGTTCTTCTTGATGAAATCGGAACTGGCACTGATCCGACTGAAGGCTCAGCTCTTGCTGCGGCAGTTTTATTAAATCTAAGAGAAAAGAAAGCATTGGTTTTTGCATCGACACATCATGGCAGTTTAAAGATCATTGCAAATTCGGAAATTGCTTTTGTTAATGCAGGGATGGAATTTGATCATCAGGAATTGCAACCCACATATAAATTTAAGCTTGGTGTTCCTGGTTCCAGTTATGCATTTGAAATCGCAAAAAGAATTGGTGTTGATGAGAAAATAATTACAACTGCTTCAGATTTAATGGACAGCGACAAATACCAGCTTGAATCTTTTCTTGCTGAATTGGAAGAAAAATCCAACAGGCTTGAAGAAAAAATGAAGCAGATAGAAATAGAAAATACGAGATTAGCAGGGCTTTCAGCTTTGTATAAATCGAATATCGAAAAGCTAGAGAAAGAAAAGAAGGAAATACTTAAGAACGCAAAAGCAGATGCTGAAGAATTTCTCAGAACCGTGAATAAAAAAGTTGAAACTGCAATAAAAGAAATCAGAGAATCAGGCGCTCAAAAAAATATAATAAAAGAAACCAAGAGAATTATCGAAGAACTGAAAAAAGAATCAGAAAATCTTTATTCTGCTGAAGTTGTTACAGAGACAAAAATATCCGATTTTAGTATTGGCAGCTTTGTGATCATCAAGAATACTTCAACTTCCGGGAGAATTGTCCAAATTGACAAGACAAGAAACAAAGCTCTAATCGAATCAGGTTCGATTAAAATGCAGGTCGATTTATCCGACTTGTTGATTGGAGATGAATCAAAGGAGCAAAGGGATTTAAGTCATCATCATAATTTACAGCACTCAGTTACTCAGTATCGGCTTGATATCAGAGGAAAAAAACCGGAGGAAGCTGATTTTGAAATACTGAAATTTCTTGATGACTCTTATATGAACAATCAGAATAGAGTGGAAATATTGCATGGAAAGGGAACAGGAGTATTAAAGAAGACAGTTAAGGATATACTTGACAAGCATGAAAAGGTAAAGAATTATTATTTTGCACCCATCGAATTTGGAGGAGAGGGAATAACAATCGTTGAATTAAAGTAG